One Setaria italica strain Yugu1 chromosome II, Setaria_italica_v2.0, whole genome shotgun sequence DNA segment encodes these proteins:
- the LOC101752781 gene encoding glutaredoxin-C9-like, producing the protein MLRMEVAESGSTGSGGVGVGVAVADAPSSAPGGAEAEAAMAVYERVARMASGNAVVVFSASGCCMCHVVKRLLLGLGVGPTVYELDQLGSSGGGREIQAALAQLLPPGQPAVPVVFVGGRLLGGVEKVMACHINGTLVPLLKQAGALWL; encoded by the coding sequence ATGCTGCGGATGGAGGTTGCGGAGTCCGGCAGcacggggagcggcggcgtgggcgtgggcgtggcggtggcggacgcgccgtcgtcggcgccgggcggcgcggaggcggaggcggcgatggcggtgTACGAGCGGGTGGCGCGCATGGCGAGCGGGAACGCGGTGGTGGTGTTCAGCGCCAGCGGCTGCTGCATGTGCCACGTCGTGaagcgcctcctcctcggcctcggcgtcggccCCACCGTCTACGAGCTCGACCAGCTTGGttcaagcggcggcggcagggagatCCAGGCGGCGCTGGCCCAGCTGCTCCCCCCGGGGCAGCCGGCGGTGCCCGTGGTGTTCGTGGGCGGGCGGCTCCTGGGCGGCGTCGAGAAGGTCATGGCCTGCCACATCAACGGCACCCTCGTCCCGCTCCTCAAGCAGGCCGGCGCCCTCTGGCTGTGA
- the LOC101759249 gene encoding melanoma-associated antigen 1 isoform X2, translating into MATSEELAQIDISKEEKDKLVAEVMRYMLFKTHQTSGCPIKREELTGIVTKNYRQRALPALVINEARDRLAATFGYEVRELQRTRAPSTRSGRPSQPQPNAEAKSYVLVSQLDHEVYSKYVEDKEAAPLSGFAFTIISLIHLAGGKIPEEDLWHQLKRLGLKNDNDEKHPALGNNKQALELLVQQRYLLKEKLAGPEGHVVMYELAERALDESISGKLKDYIAQIVGTSTVAEENSS; encoded by the exons ATGGCGACCAGCGAGGAGCTCGCCCAGATCGACATCTCCAAGGAG GAGAAGGACAAGCTGGTGGCGGAGGTGATGCGGTACATGCTCTTCAAGACGCACCAGACCTCCGGATGCCCCATCAAGCGGGAGGAGCTCACGGGGATCGTCACCAAGAACTACCGCCAGCGTGCCCTGCCCGCGCTCGTCATCAACGAGGCCCGGGACAGGCTCGCCGCCACCTTTGGGTACGAAGTGAGGGAACTCCAGAGGACCCGCGCCCCGTCCACGCGCTCTGGCCGGCCGTCACAGCCGCAGC CGAATGCGGAGGCGAAGAGCTATGTTCTGGTCAGCCAGCTAGACCATGAGGTGTATAGCAAGTACGTTGAGGATAAGGAGGCTGCCCCTCTATCTGGCTTTGCTTTCACTATCATTAGCCTTATTCATCTTGCTGGTGGCAAAATCCCCGAAG AGGACCTCTGGCATCAGTTGAAGCGGCTGGGTTTGAAGAACGATAATGATGAGAAGCACCCTGCTCTTGGTAACAATAAGCAGGCGCTTGAACTCCTTGTGCAGCAAAG GTACTTGCTGAAGGAGAAACTTGCTGGACCAGAAGGTCATGTTGTGATGTATGAGCTTGCTGAGAGGGCATTGGATGAATCCATCAGTGGGAAGCTTAAAGACTACATTGCACAG ATTGTGGGCACAAGCACTGTCGCAGAAGAAAATTCAAGTTGA
- the LOC101759249 gene encoding melanoma-associated antigen 1 isoform X1 → MATSEELAQIDISKEEKDKLVAEVMRYMLFKTHQTSGCPIKREELTGIVTKNYRQRALPALVINEARDRLAATFGYEVRELQRTRAPSTRSGRPSQPQPNAEAKSYVLVSQLDHEVYSKYVEDKEAAPLSGFAFTIISLIHLAGGKIPEEDLWHQLKRLGLKNDNDEKHPALGNNKQALELLVQQRYLLKEKLAGPEGHVVMYELAERALDESISGKLKDYIAQGICPVRCGRGRADSIQDGKLYHLAGSLSPVETGRILYRRADVCLSD, encoded by the exons ATGGCGACCAGCGAGGAGCTCGCCCAGATCGACATCTCCAAGGAG GAGAAGGACAAGCTGGTGGCGGAGGTGATGCGGTACATGCTCTTCAAGACGCACCAGACCTCCGGATGCCCCATCAAGCGGGAGGAGCTCACGGGGATCGTCACCAAGAACTACCGCCAGCGTGCCCTGCCCGCGCTCGTCATCAACGAGGCCCGGGACAGGCTCGCCGCCACCTTTGGGTACGAAGTGAGGGAACTCCAGAGGACCCGCGCCCCGTCCACGCGCTCTGGCCGGCCGTCACAGCCGCAGC CGAATGCGGAGGCGAAGAGCTATGTTCTGGTCAGCCAGCTAGACCATGAGGTGTATAGCAAGTACGTTGAGGATAAGGAGGCTGCCCCTCTATCTGGCTTTGCTTTCACTATCATTAGCCTTATTCATCTTGCTGGTGGCAAAATCCCCGAAG AGGACCTCTGGCATCAGTTGAAGCGGCTGGGTTTGAAGAACGATAATGATGAGAAGCACCCTGCTCTTGGTAACAATAAGCAGGCGCTTGAACTCCTTGTGCAGCAAAG GTACTTGCTGAAGGAGAAACTTGCTGGACCAGAAGGTCATGTTGTGATGTATGAGCTTGCTGAGAGGGCATTGGATGAATCCATCAGTGGGAAGCTTAAAGACTACATTGCACAG GGTATCTGCCCTGTTCGTTGTGGGCGAGGACGAGCTGACTCTATTCAGGATGGGAAGCTATATCATCTTGCAGGGTCGCTAAGTCCTGTCGAAACAGGGCGTATTTTGTACAGGAGAGCAGATGTGTGCCTCTCAGATTAG
- the LOC101759249 gene encoding melanoma-associated antigen 1 isoform X3 has protein sequence MATSEELAQIDISKEEKDKLVAEVMRYMLFKTHQTSGCPIKREELTGIVTKNYRQRALPALVINEARDRLAATFGYEVRELQRTRAPSTRSGRPSQPQPNAEAKSYVLVSQLDHEVYSKYVEDKEAAPLSGFAFTIISLIHLAGGKIPEEDLWHQLKRLGLKNDNDEKHPALGNNKQALELLVQQRYLLKEKLAGPEGHVVMYELAERALDESISGKLKDYIAQKQSAAASRGIFHS, from the exons ATGGCGACCAGCGAGGAGCTCGCCCAGATCGACATCTCCAAGGAG GAGAAGGACAAGCTGGTGGCGGAGGTGATGCGGTACATGCTCTTCAAGACGCACCAGACCTCCGGATGCCCCATCAAGCGGGAGGAGCTCACGGGGATCGTCACCAAGAACTACCGCCAGCGTGCCCTGCCCGCGCTCGTCATCAACGAGGCCCGGGACAGGCTCGCCGCCACCTTTGGGTACGAAGTGAGGGAACTCCAGAGGACCCGCGCCCCGTCCACGCGCTCTGGCCGGCCGTCACAGCCGCAGC CGAATGCGGAGGCGAAGAGCTATGTTCTGGTCAGCCAGCTAGACCATGAGGTGTATAGCAAGTACGTTGAGGATAAGGAGGCTGCCCCTCTATCTGGCTTTGCTTTCACTATCATTAGCCTTATTCATCTTGCTGGTGGCAAAATCCCCGAAG AGGACCTCTGGCATCAGTTGAAGCGGCTGGGTTTGAAGAACGATAATGATGAGAAGCACCCTGCTCTTGGTAACAATAAGCAGGCGCTTGAACTCCTTGTGCAGCAAAG GTACTTGCTGAAGGAGAAACTTGCTGGACCAGAAGGTCATGTTGTGATGTATGAGCTTGCTGAGAGGGCATTGGATGAATCCATCAGTGGGAAGCTTAAAGACTACATTGCACAG AAACaatcagcagcagccagcaggggaATATTCCATTCCTGA
- the LOC101758845 gene encoding probable inositol transporter 2 has product MEGGVQELDGSAFRECFSLSWRNPYVLRLAFSAGIGGLLFGYDTGVISGALLYIRDDFRSVDRNTWLQELIVSMAVAGAIIGAAIGGWATDRFGRRTSILVADSLFFAGAVVMASATGPAQLVVGRVLVGLGVGMASMTSPLYISEASPARIRGALVSTNGLLITGGQFLAYLINLAFTKAPGTWRWMLGVAAVPAVVQFGLMLFLPESPRWLYRKGRAEEAEAILRRIYSAEEAEREIEELKESVAAEARERGSSEKASLAALLRTPAVRRGLVAGVGLQVFQQLVGINTVMYYSPTIVQLAGFASNQTALALSLVTSGLNALGSVVSIYFIDRTGRRKLLVISLVGVILSLGVLTAVFHETASHSPPVGAAETRHFDASLTCPDYTLSAPTTSGGGSFWDCTRCLKAKSTECGFCASGAGGLLPGACLVSNSTARDTCGGEGRRWYTRGCPSRFGWLALVGLALYIIFFSPGMGTVPWIVNSEIYPLRHRGVCGGAAATANWVSNLAVAQSFLSLTEAIGTSWTFLIFGGLSVAALAFVLVCVPETKGLPIEEVEKMLERRELRLRFWAPRDRDGDAHGKDSGKSAGV; this is encoded by the exons atggagggcgGCGTGCAGGAGCTCGACGGCTCCGCCTTCAGGGAGTGCTTCTCCCTCTCGTGGCGGAACCCCTacgtcctccgcctcgccttCTCCGCCGGCATCGGAGGCCTCCTCTTCGGCTACGACACCG GTGTTATTTCGGGTGCTCTGCTTTACATCCGTGACGACTTCCGATCAGTCGACAGGAATACATGGCTTCAG GAACTGATCGTGAgcatggcggtggcgggcgcgaTCATCGGCGCGGCGATCGGCGGCTGGGCGACGGACCGGTTCGGGCGGCGGACGTCAATCCTGGTGGCGGACTCCCTCTTCTTCGCCGGCGCGGTGGTGATGGCGTCCGCCACGGGCCCCGCGCAGCTCGTCGTGGGCCGCGTCCTCGTCGGCCTCGGCGTCGGCATGGCGTCCATGACCTCCCCGCTCTACATCTCCGAGGCGTCCCCCGCCAGGATCCGCGGCGCGCTCGTCAGCACCAACGGCCTCCTCATCACCGGCGGCCAGTTCCTCGCCTACCTCATCAACCTCGCCTTCACCAAGGCGCCGGGGACCTGGCGGTGGATGctcggcgtcgccgccgtccccgccgtcgTTCAGTTCGGCCTCATGCTCTTCCTCCCCGAATCCCCCCGGTGGCTCTACAGAAAGGGGAGggcggaggaagccgaggcgATCCTGCGGCGGATCTActcggcggaggaggcggagcgggaGATCGAGGAGCTGAAGGaatcggtggcggcggaggcgcgggagcgCGGGTCGTCGGAGAAGGCCAGCctggcggcgctgctgcggacgccggcggtgcggcgcgggctcgtcgccggcgtggGGCTGCAGGTGTTCCAGCAGCTTGTGGGGATCAACACGGTGATGTACTACAGCCCGACGATCGTGCAGCTCGCCGGGTTCGCGTCCAACCAGACGGCGCTGGCGCTGTCGCTCGTCACCTCGGGGCTCAACGCGCTCGGCTCCGTCGTCAGCATCTACTTCATCGACCGTACGGGCCGGAGGAAGCTGCTCGTCATCAGCCTCGTCGGCGTCATCCTCTCGCTCGGCGTCCTCACCGCCGTGTTCCACGAGACGGCCTCCCACTCGCcgcccgtcggcgccgccgagaCCCGCCACTTCGACGCCTCGCTCACCTGCCCGGACTACACCCTGTCAGCGCCGACGACGTCCGGCGGTGGAAGCTTCTGGGACTGCACCCGGTGCCTGAAGGCCAAATCGACGGAGTGCGGCTTCTGCGCGTCGGGCGCCGGCGGGCTCCTCCCCGGCGCGTGCCTGGTGTCGAACAGCACGGCGCGCGACACttgcggcggcgagggccggcGGTGGTACACGCGCGGGTGCCCGAGCCGGTTCGGGTGGCTGGCGCTGGTCGGGCTTGCACTGTACATCATCTTCTTCTCCCCCGGGATGGGCACCGTGCCGTGGATCGTCAACTCGGAGATCTACCCGCTGCGGCACCGGGGCgtgtgcggcggcgcggcggcgacggcgaactGGGTGTCCAACCTCGCCGTGGCGCAGTCGTTCCTGTCGCTGACCGAGGCCATCGGGACGTCGTGGACGTTCCTCATCTTCGGGGGCCTGTCGGTCGCCGCGCTGGCGTTCGTGCTCGTCTGCGTGCCGGAGACCAAGGGGCTCCCCAtcgaggaggtggagaagaTGCTCGAGCGCCGGGAGCTCAGGCTCAGGTTCTGGGCGCCGCGCGACCGCGACGGCGATGCCCACGGCAAGGACAGTGGCAAAAGTGCCGGCGTCTGA